A portion of the Candidatus Woesearchaeota archaeon genome contains these proteins:
- the corA gene encoding magnesium/cobalt transporter CorA — translation MIEGYKIQKNQLVNAKASDLASKDFVWLDYTNPSEKELKDLSEATDIPFEYLENVHFPTERPKIFEYGNYSMIIYGSAYHNRTSFNTQPVFILISENNNVITLKQQEHEAFAKIKALNDEQKKILMQNQTYFIYRLLDNLNNQFFSVLEEVEDIMESIEHEVMHTVSKTIVNKIFRVKKSIIYFHKALIANREVVTMIEKEYLSIIVKKELRRFRDVYNDVIQLIDLEETYRDILTNVLEIYLTNISNNMNEVVKKLTVYGSFVLVPTLIASIYGMNFKNMPELFWHYGYFFSIGFMALSVLAMYLTFKRYKWI, via the coding sequence ATGATAGAAGGATACAAGATACAAAAAAATCAGCTGGTGAACGCAAAGGCCAGTGACCTGGCCAGCAAAGATTTTGTCTGGCTTGACTACACAAACCCTTCTGAAAAAGAACTGAAAGACCTTTCTGAAGCAACAGACATCCCTTTCGAGTACCTCGAGAATGTGCATTTCCCGACAGAGAGGCCCAAGATATTCGAATACGGCAACTACTCGATGATCATATATGGCTCAGCATACCACAACAGGACCTCATTCAACACACAGCCCGTCTTCATCCTGATATCAGAAAACAACAATGTAATCACTCTCAAGCAGCAGGAGCATGAGGCATTCGCCAAGATAAAAGCCCTGAATGACGAGCAGAAAAAAATCCTCATGCAGAACCAGACATACTTCATCTATAGGCTGCTCGACAACCTGAACAACCAGTTCTTCAGTGTCCTCGAAGAGGTTGAAGATATCATGGAGAGCATCGAACACGAGGTCATGCATACAGTATCCAAAACCATCGTGAACAAGATATTCAGGGTGAAGAAAAGCATCATCTATTTCCACAAGGCCCTCATCGCCAACAGGGAAGTCGTCACCATGATAGAGAAAGAATACCTCTCCATAATCGTAAAGAAAGAACTCAGGAGATTCAGGGATGTATACAATGATGTGATCCAGCTCATAGACCTTGAAGAGACATACAGGGACATACTGACAAATGTGCTCGAGATATACCTGACAAACATATCAAACAACATGAATGAGGTTGTCAAGAAGCTGACAGTATACGGAAGCTTTGTGCTTGTGCCGACACTCATCGCAAGCATCTACGGCATGAATTTCAAGAACATGCCTGAGCTGTTCTGGCATTATGGGTATTTCTTTTCGATAGGATTCATGGCCCTATCTGTCCTTGCAATGTATCTCACATTCAAGAGATATAAGTGGATATAG
- a CDS encoding ATP-binding protein has product MKSIIVLSGKGGVGKSSIAASLAIAFSEDKRIVCADCDVDASNLSILFSLPTERYEEWTPLSTNQIASIDRDKCIRCGKCIATCYFKALRSEDNIPKLNEFGCEGCGACELICPAKAITLKDIDNAYIGYSRTGYGFKIASAQLLPGNSGSGKVVSEVRKKAKEIEPDAELMIIDAAAGIGCPVIASVTGNDYALLVTEPTPSGYEDMLRALDIVDHFRIKKGIIINKYDLNKDYSAKIELFAQEKKIPIIHKIPFDRAFVDAMTNMVPIIDHDKDFRKMFMDMKKKIEAEVIDSEK; this is encoded by the coding sequence ATGAAATCAATAATAGTCTTATCAGGGAAAGGAGGTGTGGGAAAAAGCAGCATCGCTGCCTCATTAGCAATAGCTTTCTCTGAAGACAAGAGGATAGTGTGCGCAGACTGTGATGTCGATGCCTCAAACCTCTCTATCCTGTTCTCACTGCCGACAGAGAGATATGAAGAATGGACCCCTCTGTCCACCAACCAGATAGCCTCAATCGACAGGGATAAGTGCATAAGATGCGGAAAATGCATCGCCACATGCTATTTCAAGGCACTGCGATCCGAAGACAATATCCCTAAACTGAATGAATTCGGTTGCGAGGGCTGCGGAGCATGCGAACTGATATGCCCAGCCAAGGCAATAACACTGAAAGATATCGATAATGCATACATCGGGTACTCAAGAACAGGCTATGGATTCAAGATCGCATCTGCACAGCTGCTTCCGGGCAATTCCGGCTCAGGGAAAGTGGTCTCAGAGGTCAGGAAGAAGGCAAAAGAGATAGAACCTGATGCAGAGCTGATGATAATAGATGCTGCAGCAGGGATAGGATGCCCTGTCATAGCTTCTGTCACAGGGAATGACTATGCTTTATTGGTCACTGAACCAACACCCTCAGGATATGAGGATATGCTGAGAGCGCTTGACATAGTGGACCATTTCAGGATCAAAAAAGGGATCATAATAAATAAATATGACCTGAACAAGGATTATTCTGCAAAGATAGAGCTTTTTGCGCAGGAGAAAAAAATCCCCATCATCCATAAGATACCTTTTGACAGGGCTTTTGTAGACGCGATGACCAATATGGTGCCGATAATCGATCATGACAAAGATTTCAGGAAAATGTTCATGGATATGAAGAAAAAAATTGAAGCTGAGGTGATAGACAGTGAAAAATAA
- a CDS encoding isoleucine--tRNA ligase — translation MSQEPKNYDFRQIESEILDYWKENLIFDKAKAKNRGRKIFYFLDGPPYTSGKVHIGTAWNKSLKDAVLRYKRMSGLDVWDRAGYDMHGLPTENAVQKNLNLKNKDDIPKYGVQKFIEECRAFSTGNLKIMNEDFKRMGIWMDFDNAYQSIKNEFMEGEWWLVKKAHEKGRLYEGEKPMHWCGHCATALAKHELEYQDVEDDSIFVKFPVVGKKNEFLIIWTTTPWTIPYNLGVMVNPELEYVKAQVDDEVWIVAAGLVAPVVQAVANKRYKVLETFMGEQLKGIKYHHPFEKELKKRYDELRKESDKIHSVVLSEEYVDLSAGTGLVHMAPGCGPEDYAIGHREGIPGFNNLQEDGSFPDDMGKFSKLVAKVDDKRFIEALREEGALIETTKVSHDYAHCWRCHKPVIFKLTKQWFFKIEDLKENMRELNKDIYWVPDWAGNRQFDSWLDNLRDNGITRQRYWGTPVPIWRCDKCEAYDVIGSVRELQEKAGKVPDDLHIPYIDEIKWGCKCGGEMKRVPDVLDVWIDAGTTSWSCLDYPQRTDLFESMFPPDFILEGKDQIRGWFNLLFVASMISMEKTAFKAVYMHGFVQDSQGRKMSKSLGNYILPEEVIGQYGADTLRYYMIGGANPGIDINYNFDDMKTKHKNLMILWNLMKYLLELGKTNKIGNAGKISIEERYILSKLHSTIKDVTEKFEGYFINNIPWKIEELLLELSRTYIQLIRDKAASGEQEDKDTVTDTIFQVMMGVLKMFSTIAPFISEKVYLELKNGFGLKEESISLYDWPKYDQKMIDVKLEQDFEHMKSIIGGILSAREAAQLGVRWPLLKAVAVSEKKQIRESAESLKELIISHTNIRGLEIKEKIDEEEKLSLKEAEFPGGTVYIDISRNDELEAEGFMRELIRRVQVQRKKTGLMKEDKINIIIKSQRNELFERSKEQIREKVGASGIRFVNDTVDKAYPNRATIKIKGLIFEIFFEKHEPKEVE, via the coding sequence ATGTCCCAAGAACCAAAAAACTATGATTTCAGGCAGATAGAGAGCGAAATACTCGATTACTGGAAAGAAAATCTCATATTTGACAAGGCCAAAGCCAAAAACAGGGGCAGGAAGATATTCTATTTCCTGGACGGGCCGCCATACACATCAGGAAAAGTGCATATCGGCACTGCCTGGAACAAATCCCTCAAAGACGCAGTCCTCAGGTACAAGAGGATGTCAGGGCTTGATGTATGGGACAGGGCAGGATATGACATGCACGGGCTGCCCACAGAGAATGCAGTGCAGAAGAACCTCAATCTGAAGAACAAGGATGACATCCCAAAATATGGGGTGCAGAAATTCATAGAAGAGTGCAGGGCCTTCTCAACAGGAAACCTCAAGATAATGAATGAGGACTTCAAGCGCATGGGTATATGGATGGACTTCGACAATGCATACCAATCCATCAAGAACGAATTCATGGAAGGGGAATGGTGGCTGGTCAAGAAAGCCCATGAGAAAGGAAGGCTGTATGAAGGAGAAAAGCCCATGCACTGGTGCGGGCACTGCGCAACAGCGCTCGCAAAACACGAGCTCGAGTACCAGGATGTTGAAGATGACTCCATATTCGTGAAGTTCCCGGTGGTCGGGAAGAAGAATGAATTCCTGATAATCTGGACAACGACACCATGGACAATACCCTACAATCTCGGCGTGATGGTGAATCCGGAGCTTGAATATGTCAAGGCACAGGTCGATGATGAGGTATGGATCGTGGCAGCAGGGCTTGTCGCGCCTGTCGTACAGGCTGTGGCGAACAAGAGATACAAGGTGCTCGAGACATTCATGGGAGAGCAGCTGAAAGGGATAAAATACCATCATCCATTCGAGAAAGAGCTGAAGAAGAGATACGATGAGCTCCGCAAGGAGAGCGACAAGATCCATTCAGTTGTCCTATCAGAAGAATATGTAGACCTGAGCGCAGGAACAGGCCTTGTGCACATGGCGCCAGGATGCGGACCAGAAGATTATGCAATAGGTCACAGGGAGGGCATACCTGGATTCAACAATCTCCAGGAAGATGGAAGCTTCCCTGATGACATGGGCAAATTCTCAAAGCTTGTGGCAAAGGTCGATGACAAGAGATTCATCGAGGCATTGCGGGAAGAAGGAGCGCTCATCGAGACAACAAAGGTATCACATGATTATGCGCACTGCTGGAGATGCCACAAACCAGTCATATTCAAGCTCACAAAGCAATGGTTCTTCAAGATAGAAGACCTCAAAGAGAACATGAGAGAGCTCAACAAGGACATCTACTGGGTGCCGGACTGGGCAGGGAACAGGCAGTTCGACTCATGGCTCGACAATCTCCGAGACAATGGCATAACACGACAGAGATACTGGGGAACACCGGTGCCGATATGGCGATGCGACAAGTGCGAAGCCTATGATGTCATCGGCTCAGTGAGAGAGCTGCAGGAGAAGGCAGGCAAGGTGCCTGATGACCTCCACATACCCTATATCGACGAGATAAAATGGGGATGCAAGTGCGGCGGAGAGATGAAGAGGGTGCCGGATGTGCTCGATGTATGGATAGATGCAGGGACAACATCATGGAGCTGCCTGGATTACCCACAGAGGACAGATCTTTTCGAAAGCATGTTCCCGCCAGACTTCATCCTCGAAGGCAAAGACCAGATAAGGGGATGGTTCAACCTGCTATTTGTCGCAAGCATGATATCAATGGAGAAGACAGCATTCAAAGCAGTCTACATGCACGGGTTCGTCCAGGATTCCCAGGGAAGGAAGATGTCCAAGTCATTGGGGAATTACATCCTGCCGGAAGAGGTCATCGGGCAATACGGCGCAGACACCCTCAGATACTACATGATAGGAGGGGCCAATCCAGGCATCGACATCAATTACAACTTCGATGACATGAAGACAAAACACAAGAACCTCATGATACTATGGAACCTAATGAAATACCTTCTGGAGCTCGGCAAGACCAACAAGATAGGCAATGCAGGCAAGATCAGCATAGAAGAGAGGTATATCCTATCAAAACTGCATTCAACAATAAAGGATGTCACAGAGAAATTCGAAGGATACTTCATCAACAACATCCCGTGGAAGATAGAGGAACTGCTGCTCGAGCTGTCAAGGACATACATCCAGCTGATAAGGGACAAGGCAGCAAGCGGGGAACAGGAAGATAAGGATACAGTGACTGACACAATATTCCAGGTGATGATGGGAGTTCTCAAGATGTTCTCAACCATTGCGCCGTTCATATCAGAGAAGGTGTATCTGGAGCTGAAGAACGGATTCGGCCTCAAGGAGGAGTCAATAAGCCTCTATGACTGGCCGAAATATGACCAGAAGATGATCGATGTGAAGCTCGAGCAGGATTTCGAGCACATGAAATCAATAATAGGCGGAATACTCAGCGCAAGAGAGGCTGCACAGCTCGGGGTCAGATGGCCGCTGCTCAAGGCAGTTGCTGTGAGCGAGAAGAAACAGATAAGAGAGAGCGCTGAGAGCCTGAAAGAGCTGATAATCAGCCATACAAACATAAGAGGCCTTGAGATCAAGGAGAAGATAGATGAAGAAGAGAAGCTCAGCCTCAAGGAAGCTGAGTTCCCGGGAGGGACAGTCTACATCGACATCTCAAGGAATGACGAGCTTGAAGCAGAGGGATTCATGAGAGAGCTTATCAGGAGAGTGCAGGTGCAGAGGAAGAAGACAGGGCTCATGAAAGAGGACAAGATCAACATCATAATAAAATCACAGAGAAATGAGCTTTTTGAGAGATCAAAAGAGCAGATAAGAGAAAAAGTAGGCGCATCAGGGATAAGATTCGTGAATGATACAGTCGACAAGGCATACCCAAACAGGGCAACTATCAAGATCAAAGGATTGATATTCGAGATATTCTTCGAGAAGCATGAGCCAAAAGAGGTGGAATGA
- a CDS encoding cation transporter has protein sequence MNKGKVSVIAVAANLVLAISKISIGLISKSSAVLAEGLHSSVDILSSMLSFLGIRAAKKPADKEHPYGHHKFEVLSGLAITIILFLTGAWIIYRSYNGFINPSLTEINYLALGVMAFSATINEIMARIKLHYGRKEHSLSLISDGIHSRIDVISSLVIFAGLFLTPIFKYSDPLLTFLIGAYILKESFSLGKEATDSLLDVSAGEEIEKKIRDIIHGQKIELSELKTQKKGSVITANMIIKLERSLSIGQANAISSGLQKRLTEEIPNLQYISVQMSSHDLESNYYQPTKIIPGIKIVQGFGWQRKGKFIEKIPEAKGRGPGGKCICNKCRYETGHKQGVPCSTIKCPKCKNPMTRG, from the coding sequence ATGAATAAAGGAAAAGTGTCTGTAATCGCAGTAGCAGCCAACCTTGTCCTGGCAATCTCCAAGATAAGCATCGGCCTCATCAGCAAGAGCTCTGCCGTGCTTGCAGAAGGCCTTCATTCCAGTGTTGACATCTTATCCTCAATGCTTTCTTTTTTAGGAATACGCGCTGCAAAAAAACCGGCAGACAAGGAACACCCATACGGGCACCATAAATTTGAAGTCCTATCAGGACTGGCGATCACAATCATCCTTTTTCTTACAGGAGCATGGATAATCTACAGATCATATAACGGATTCATCAATCCCAGCCTGACAGAGATAAATTATCTGGCATTGGGGGTTATGGCTTTCTCAGCAACCATAAATGAGATAATGGCAAGAATAAAACTGCATTATGGCAGAAAAGAGCATTCATTATCACTAATCTCAGACGGAATCCATTCCCGCATAGACGTCATATCCTCATTGGTCATATTCGCAGGATTATTCCTGACACCGATATTCAAGTATTCTGATCCATTGCTCACATTCCTTATCGGAGCATACATACTCAAAGAATCATTCAGTCTCGGGAAGGAAGCTACTGATTCCTTATTGGATGTATCAGCAGGAGAAGAGATTGAGAAAAAGATAAGAGACATAATCCACGGTCAAAAAATCGAGCTATCTGAACTAAAAACACAAAAAAAAGGATCAGTGATCACTGCAAACATGATAATAAAACTGGAAAGATCATTGAGCATAGGGCAGGCGAACGCGATCTCATCAGGATTACAGAAAAGATTAACAGAAGAGATACCAAATCTCCAGTATATCTCAGTGCAAATGAGTTCCCATGATCTGGAAAGCAACTATTATCAGCCCACAAAAATAATCCCAGGCATAAAAATCGTGCAGGGATTCGGATGGCAAAGGAAAGGCAAATTCATTGAGAAGATACCAGAAGCCAAAGGACGCGGACCAGGCGGAAAATGCATATGCAATAAATGCAGATATGAGACAGGACACAAACAGGGAGTGCCTTGCTCGACCATCAAGTGCCCAAAATGCAAAAACCCGATGACAAGGGGATAA
- a CDS encoding DUF134 domain-containing protein, which translates to MVRPRKTRIVNFEPNVTYFKPRAVPLNLLEEADLTIDELETLRLSDLEKLSQADAAEKMRIHQSTFQRTLARAREKVTDALVNGKAIKIHGGEYTMPGRDGTGPSPGRGIGRGGRGIGRMGGQLAAGPGGKCVCPKCSYEMPHARGQPCNQITCPKCKSPMTRG; encoded by the coding sequence ATGGTTAGGCCAAGAAAGACAAGGATCGTCAACTTTGAACCTAATGTCACTTATTTCAAGCCCAGAGCAGTGCCGCTGAACCTGCTTGAAGAAGCTGACCTGACAATCGATGAGCTTGAGACCCTCAGATTATCAGATCTTGAGAAACTGAGCCAGGCAGATGCAGCAGAAAAGATGAGGATACACCAGTCAACTTTCCAGAGGACACTGGCAAGAGCAAGAGAGAAAGTGACAGATGCTCTAGTCAATGGAAAGGCAATAAAGATACACGGAGGTGAATATACCATGCCAGGAAGAGACGGAACAGGACCAAGCCCGGGCCGCGGAATAGGCCGAGGAGGCAGAGGAATTGGAAGGATGGGAGGACAGCTGGCAGCAGGACCAGGAGGAAAATGCGTCTGCCCGAAATGCAGCTACGAGATGCCGCATGCAAGAGGACAGCCCTGCAATCAGATAACCTGCCCAAAGTGCAAAAGCCCGATGACAAGAGGATAA
- the dusB gene encoding tRNA dihydrouridine synthase DusB produces MQNIGNVRIPNQLVLAPMADVCWLPFRLLCRRYGAGLVFNQMVNANALARSNKATLKMILTDPQEKPVAMQMFAAKIDNIKASALILEKKCDILDFNLGCPASSVVNIGAGSALLKRPAKIKEIIETLVDTVKIPVTAKIRSGISDNQAVKTARIIESAGASAITIHARTQQQGYSGKAKWSVIKEVKDSISIPVIGNGDVFSPEDAKAMLDQTNCDFIMIGRAAMKDPSIFRRTDHYLSTGELLPEPEKTQKLEMLLELYSIMKKYDFGIKAYREYAMWFTKGLDGSNKLRDRLSRIEERDALIDVLKDF; encoded by the coding sequence ATGCAAAACATAGGCAATGTCAGGATTCCGAACCAGCTTGTCCTGGCTCCGATGGCTGATGTCTGCTGGCTCCCTTTCAGGCTTCTTTGCAGGAGATACGGCGCAGGCCTTGTCTTCAATCAGATGGTGAATGCGAATGCCCTGGCGAGATCAAACAAGGCAACCCTGAAGATGATCCTAACAGACCCTCAGGAGAAGCCTGTTGCAATGCAGATGTTCGCTGCAAAGATTGATAACATAAAAGCATCTGCTCTGATTCTTGAAAAGAAATGTGATATATTGGATTTCAACTTAGGATGTCCTGCATCTTCTGTTGTCAACATCGGCGCAGGATCTGCCTTGCTAAAGCGTCCTGCAAAGATCAAGGAGATAATTGAAACACTAGTTGACACTGTGAAGATCCCAGTCACTGCAAAGATTAGGTCTGGCATCTCTGACAATCAGGCTGTCAAGACAGCCAGGATAATAGAGTCAGCCGGCGCTTCTGCGATAACCATCCATGCGAGGACCCAGCAGCAGGGCTATTCAGGGAAGGCGAAGTGGTCAGTAATAAAGGAGGTCAAGGACAGTATCTCAATACCTGTCATCGGCAACGGTGATGTTTTCTCTCCAGAGGATGCAAAAGCCATGTTAGACCAAACCAATTGCGATTTCATCATGATCGGCAGGGCTGCGATGAAGGACCCGTCCATCTTCAGGAGGACAGATCATTATCTGAGCACTGGAGAGCTTCTTCCTGAGCCTGAAAAAACCCAGAAGCTGGAGATGCTCCTTGAGCTCTACAGTATTATGAAGAAATATGATTTTGGCATCAAGGCTTATAGGGAATATGCAATGTGGTTCACAAAGGGCCTGGATGGCAGCAATAAGCTGAGGGATAGGCTGTCAAGGATCGAAGAAAGGGATGCTTTGATTGATGTTCTGAAAGATTTCTAG
- a CDS encoding NifB/NifX family molybdenum-iron cluster-binding protein — protein sequence MRIAITCQEDTLDSMIDQRFGRCRYFLIVDIEKGEITRTEAVLNQGAEQGHGAAIKAGEQMGDLKVEKVLTGQLGPNATTVLGSLGITAYHASGTAKEAIKQLINDELETISETAKPHPDTKKTSDQERILFPLLDNKGMDSEISQHFGHAPFVGLYDAEKKELDIIENDLDHTDPSKSPIDQIEEKFNPTAIFAKDIGGRAVSIIKEKGLALKTGDYKTVKEAIANIDRLEDQKKDCGQKH from the coding sequence ATGAGGATTGCAATAACTTGCCAAGAAGACACCCTGGACAGCATGATCGACCAAAGATTCGGCAGATGCAGATATTTCCTGATTGTTGATATAGAAAAAGGGGAAATAACACGTACTGAAGCTGTGCTGAACCAGGGAGCAGAGCAGGGCCATGGCGCTGCAATAAAAGCAGGAGAACAGATGGGAGACCTTAAAGTGGAAAAAGTCCTGACAGGACAATTAGGGCCGAATGCAACAACTGTGCTTGGCAGTCTCGGGATAACAGCATACCATGCATCAGGGACTGCAAAGGAAGCCATAAAGCAATTGATCAATGATGAGCTGGAAACCATATCAGAGACAGCAAAACCCCATCCGGACACAAAAAAAACCAGTGACCAGGAAAGGATCCTCTTCCCGCTCCTTGACAACAAAGGGATGGATTCAGAGATAAGCCAGCATTTCGGCCATGCACCATTCGTCGGGTTGTATGATGCTGAAAAAAAGGAATTGGACATCATTGAAAATGATCTGGACCACACTGACCCCAGCAAGAGCCCAATAGACCAGATCGAAGAAAAATTCAACCCCACAGCAATCTTCGCAAAAGACATAGGGGGAAGAGCTGTCAGCATAATAAAAGAGAAGGGGCTGGCCCTCAAGACAGGGGATTACAAGACTGTGAAGGAGGCAATAGCAAACATAGACAGGCTTGAAGACCAAAAAAAGGACTGCGGACAGAAACACTAG
- a CDS encoding cytochrome c biogenesis protein yields MKNKVIILLCTMIILQSFLISAEGETANEVHLHLFYGQGCPHCSQLRIFLNDIQPKYPSLTIHEHEVYSDNEGRLLFEQMSHDFNVSIEGVPTVFVDDKVIVGFSKSIGESIEREIKRCLEMDCGDPEKKQGSPETIKMIGESSPSDNPEKKEFSQKLTIPIVVAAAAVDAINPCAFAVLIILMTAALSIANKKRALRFGLAFTVSIYISYFLMGLGLFSALQATGISHAFYIFVSVLAVIVGLLNIKDYFWYGKGFLMEVPLSWRPTMKKILKSTTSPFGAFIAGFAVSLFELPCTGGPYIVILGLLAKEVTRETGILYLLLYNLVFVSPLIILSIILYKGLSTTEKLESIRQNKIRLLHLIAGILMLGIAVVMILSISYGWV; encoded by the coding sequence GTGAAAAATAAAGTCATCATTTTGCTGTGCACAATGATTATATTACAATCCTTTCTCATATCAGCAGAAGGTGAGACTGCCAATGAAGTGCATCTGCACCTGTTCTACGGCCAGGGATGCCCGCACTGCTCACAACTGAGGATTTTCCTGAATGATATACAGCCAAAATACCCATCTCTCACAATCCACGAACATGAGGTGTATTCAGACAATGAAGGGAGACTGCTATTTGAACAGATGTCCCATGATTTCAATGTGTCGATAGAAGGTGTTCCGACTGTCTTTGTCGATGATAAGGTGATTGTCGGTTTCAGTAAGTCCATAGGAGAATCAATAGAAAGAGAGATAAAAAGATGCCTTGAAATGGACTGTGGAGACCCGGAAAAAAAGCAGGGAAGCCCTGAAACAATAAAGATGATCGGAGAGAGCTCTCCTTCTGATAATCCAGAGAAAAAAGAATTTTCCCAGAAACTCACCATACCAATAGTAGTGGCAGCTGCTGCAGTGGATGCAATTAACCCATGCGCCTTTGCAGTGCTTATCATCCTCATGACAGCCGCCCTGTCGATAGCAAACAAGAAGAGGGCATTAAGATTCGGGCTGGCATTCACTGTATCTATCTACATATCATATTTCCTGATGGGACTGGGCCTGTTCTCAGCACTGCAAGCGACAGGCATAAGCCATGCATTCTACATATTTGTCAGCGTGCTTGCGGTCATTGTCGGATTATTGAACATCAAGGATTATTTCTGGTACGGCAAAGGATTCCTCATGGAAGTGCCGCTCAGCTGGAGACCGACCATGAAAAAAATCCTGAAAAGCACGACTTCCCCATTCGGCGCATTCATTGCCGGATTTGCAGTATCATTGTTCGAACTGCCATGCACAGGAGGGCCTTACATTGTGATTTTGGGGCTGTTGGCAAAGGAAGTGACACGGGAAACAGGGATATTATACCTGCTTTTATACAATCTGGTGTTTGTATCTCCCCTGATAATCCTGTCAATCATATTATATAAGGGCTTATCAACTACAGAGAAACTTGAATCCATAAGGCAGAATAAAATAAGACTGCTGCACCTGATTGCAGGAATCCTGATGCTGGGCATAGCAGTTGTGATGATCCTGTCAATCAGCTATGGATGGGTCTAA
- a CDS encoding DUF5320 domain-containing protein, with amino-acid sequence MPRGDGTGPRGLGAGTGWGLGPCGAGMRMGQGKGFGQGFGRGYGRGPGNGMWQGRGYGYRRFAPAPPAPEPTKEQEKDLLEEQIKMLESEHEQIDKEIETIKKRIKEIK; translated from the coding sequence ATGCCAAGAGGAGACGGAACAGGACCAAGAGGGCTGGGTGCAGGAACAGGATGGGGCTTAGGCCCATGCGGAGCCGGAATGAGGATGGGGCAAGGAAAAGGATTTGGACAGGGATTTGGAAGAGGATATGGGAGAGGACCAGGAAATGGAATGTGGCAAGGAAGAGGGTATGGATACAGAAGATTCGCGCCTGCACCACCTGCACCAGAACCTACAAAAGAACAGGAAAAAGACCTCCTTGAGGAACAGATAAAAATGCTTGAATCTGAACATGAACAGATCGATAAAGAGATAGAAACCATAAAGAAAAGGATTAAAGAAATAAAGTGA
- a CDS encoding ATP-binding protein — protein MTRAIQITRSIQMTRIIAITGGKGGTGKSTVATSLAFELSKEKRVLLVDADVDCPNDHLLLSIKREHLKTVRQRIPKFNPDRCTKCGACGKVCKTNAIMSIKGKNPIFMPDQCNGCGACKIICPSGAIEWDSKEIGRIYSGKKDNLDFLSGELKTNQPISEFIVNSLNEEIEKRKDGYDYIIIDTAAGTHCPVIAALENADYAFAVTEPTPLGAHDLEIILQLLARMNKKGGIILNRSDIGDKKIIESMAKKHSAGIIFEIPFSKEIIIQYSKGEPVNIPRISSIIK, from the coding sequence ATGACAAGAGCGATACAGATAACAAGATCGATACAGATGACAAGAATAATCGCAATCACTGGAGGGAAAGGAGGGACCGGGAAATCAACAGTGGCAACATCCCTAGCCTTCGAATTGTCAAAAGAGAAAAGAGTGCTCCTGGTGGATGCTGATGTCGACTGCCCCAATGACCATCTGCTCCTGAGCATAAAAAGAGAGCATCTGAAAACAGTCAGGCAGAGGATACCCAAGTTCAATCCTGACAGATGCACAAAGTGCGGAGCATGCGGAAAAGTCTGCAAGACAAATGCCATAATGTCGATAAAAGGAAAGAACCCCATATTCATGCCTGACCAATGCAATGGATGCGGAGCCTGCAAGATCATCTGCCCGTCAGGCGCAATCGAATGGGATTCCAAGGAGATAGGCAGGATATACTCCGGCAAAAAGGACAATCTTGATTTCCTGTCAGGAGAACTGAAGACAAACCAGCCCATCTCAGAATTCATAGTCAACAGCCTAAATGAGGAGATAGAAAAAAGAAAAGATGGATATGACTATATCATAATAGACACTGCCGCCGGCACACACTGCCCGGTCATAGCTGCTCTTGAAAATGCAGATTATGCATTCGCTGTGACAGAGCCGACCCCGCTCGGAGCGCACGATCTTGAGATAATCCTGCAGCTGCTGGCCAGGATGAACAAGAAAGGGGGGATAATCCTGAACCGCTCTGACATCGGAGACAAAAAAATCATAGAATCCATGGCAAAAAAGCACAGCGCAGGGATAATATTTGAGATACCTTTCTCAAAAGAGATAATAATCCAATATTCAAAAGGAGAGCCTGTCAACATCCCAAGAATATCGTCAATAATAAAATGA